In Humulus lupulus chromosome 7, drHumLupu1.1, whole genome shotgun sequence, the following are encoded in one genomic region:
- the LOC133792354 gene encoding LOW QUALITY PROTEIN: protein CHROMOSOME TRANSMISSION FIDELITY 7-like (The sequence of the model RefSeq protein was modified relative to this genomic sequence to represent the inferred CDS: substituted 2 bases at 2 genomic stop codons), translating to MEVGENTLYQQLHKLSGVKSEEALDQLISALWKTRKTGLRGHHDKSHFQTLLNLPSLSDLDPVLACLCSMIRKCAYGNFSGDDLLKLVSPDLPVDLQQMLLLLFQKYRSQWKDDVSKEQGCCIVSRSCDPNSGEREKSKDGQWLEKIVYGSITSKSELFTSRKTMVKNKRSYAQYHLDLGQSDFNFHSCSTCGFKYSPGDESDEKAHKEFHKNYTHGIQFKGWSSERVIQMPTIEGGQIVMVLDSDSTAQKKKVVEAMNMMGIELGSGFIFLKFCKVLLFILSNRVAGCLIAEPIEKAFKVISNSADNDAINTKEQRTKPTILQFGDISFQRETVKRSHSTSNTNLLDGDLGSTVVCEEIAVLAVYGIRAIFVSPVNRRKXIATXLLDEVR from the exons ATGGAGGTTGGAGAAAACACACTGTACCAGCAACTTCATAAGCTATCAGGGGTGAAGTCCGAAGAAGCTCTTGACCAATTGATTTCTGCTCTCTGGAAAACCAGGAAGACTGGTCTCCGTGGTCACCATGACAAGTCCCATTTCCAGACCCTCCTCAATCTCCCTTCTCTCTCCGACCTCGACCCT GTTTTGGCATGCCTTTGTTCGATGATTAGAAAATGCGCCTATGGAAACTTCAGTGGCGATGATCTTCTTAAGCTTGTTTCGCCTGATTTGCCTGTTGATCTTCAGCAAATGCTTTTGCTTTTGTTCCAGAAGTATCGGAGTCAGTGGAAAGATGATGTTTCAAAGGAACAG GGGTGCTGCATTGTTAGTAGAAGCTGCGACCCAAACAG TGGGGAAAGGGAAAAATCCAAAGATGGCCAATGGCTGGAAAAAATTGTTTATGGTAGTATCACTTCGAAGTCTGAATTGTTTACATCAAGGAAAACAATGGTGAAAAACAAGAGAAGTTATGCCCAGTACCATTTAGATTTGGGTCAGTCTGATTTTAACTTTCATAGTTGTTCCACATGTGGTTTTAAGTATTCTCCTGGGGATGAAAGTGATGAGAAGGCTCATAAGGAATTTCATAAGAACTATACCCATGGAATTCAGTTTAAG GGTTGGTCTAGTGAAAGGGTTATTCAGATGCCTACCATTGAAGGTGGTCAGATTGTTATGGTGTTGGATAGTGATTCTACTGCCCAAAAGAAGAAG GTTGTGGAAGCTATGAATATGATGGGGATTGAGCTTGGAAGTGGATTTATTTTCCTTAAGTTTTGTaag GTCTTACTGTTCATTCTATCCAATAGGGTAGCTGGATGCCTAATTGCCGAACCAATAGAGAAGGCATTCAAAGTCATCTCAAATTCAGCAGACAATGATGCTATTAACACAAAAGAACAAAGAACCAAACCAACCATCCTCCAATTTGGGGATATTAGTTTTCAGAGGGAGACAGTGAAAAGATCTCATTCTACTAGTAATACTAACCTGTTGGATGGAGACCTTGGTAGCACAGTTGTTTGCGAGGAGATAGCAGTGCTTGCTGTCTATGGCATTAGAGCCATTTTTGTGTCTCCTGTCAACAGAAGAAAATGAATAGCCACTTAGTTGTTGGATGAAGTGAGGTAA